The Salvia miltiorrhiza cultivar Shanhuang (shh) chromosome 1, IMPLAD_Smil_shh, whole genome shotgun sequence genome has a window encoding:
- the LOC131009319 gene encoding uncharacterized protein LOC131009319 — MNQSMSGWNVDLLKSIVDEADLKNIMSIPLLPNFGSDKMIWHYSNNDSYPVKSAYKLASSLTLDTTYKVEGQWECLWKVDVPPKVKNFLWRAARDNLPSKQRLLSRGVARKAKVCMLLWQIWRDRNAMVWQNEFPVPTRSILRADVARNDWKAMRKPTTQRQRVGASCVGWHSIPEGSFICNVDAAFFEEDQSMGIGVAIRNHEGHFVIGKTIKLNGRRSVVEGELLGIKEALSWIKELGLVTGWVENDSLQACNLITSGDRNLLEIGAIAAACRLELRVLSNFSMRHVRREQNAIAHCLAKAARDITTHHVWKEPPSFVV; from the exons ATGAATCAATCGATGAGTGGGTGGAATGTGGATTTGCTCAAGAGCATTGTTGATGAGGCTGATCTTAAGAATATTATGAGTATCCCTCTTCTTCCGAATTTTGGATCAGATAAGATGATTTGGCATTATTCTAATAATGATAGCTACCCTGTCAAGTCCGCCTATAAATTAGCAAGTTCGCTCACTTTGGATACCACCTACAAAGTTGAGGGTCAATGGGAATGTCTCTGGAAAGTTGATGTGCCTCCTAAAGTCAAGAATTTCTTATGGAGGGCTGCTAGAGATAATTTACCGTCCAAGCAACGCCTTCTCTCCCGGGGTGTCGCT CGGAAAGCTAAGGTGTGCATGCTTCTTTGGCAAATCTGGAGAGATAGGAATGCGATGGTGTGGCAGAATGAGTTCCCGGTCCCTACTCGCTCTATTTTACGTGCTGATGTGGCGCGGAATGATTGGAAAGCCATGCGGAAGCCAACGACGCAGAGGCAGCGGGTCGGGGCTTCTTGCGTGGGGTGGCATTCTATTCCGGAGGGGTCGTTTATCTGCAATGTTGACGCCGCATTCTTTGAGGAGGATCAGTCCATGGGTATTGGTGTCGCTATACGAAACCATGAGGGGCACTTTGTGATCGGCAAAACTATAAAGCTTAATGGCCGTAGGAGTGTTGTGGAGGGAGAGCTTCTCGGCATTAAGGAGGCGTTATCTTGGATTAAGGAGCTTGGGCTTGTTACAGGTTGGGTTGAAAATGATAGCTTACAGGCGTGTAATCTCATCACCTCTGGAGACAGGAACTTGCTTGAGATTGGTGCCATTGCTGCTGCTTGCCGTCTTGAGTTGAGGGTGTTGTCGAACTTTAGTATGCGTCATGTAAGGAGAGAACAAAATGCCATCGCTCATTGTTTAGCGAAGGCCGCGCGAGATATCACTACACATCATGTCTGGAAAGAACCCCCGTCCTTTGTG GTTTAA
- the LOC130989634 gene encoding uncharacterized protein LOC130989634, producing MALRAFYNEIKGLKVKDVPAHLKPYFSVKYVKNAANRWVSNYYDKYIETNSIDPLYHVCFGGMALSYLVALPEERRHLEHKNAGHH from the coding sequence ATGGCGTTGAGGGCATTCTACAACGAGATCAAGGGCTTGAAGGTGAAAGATGTGCCGGCGCACCTCAAACCCTATTTCAGCGTGAAATACGTGAAGAACGCCGCTAATCGTTGGGTGTCCAATTATTACGACAAATACATCGAGACCAATTCCATTGACCCATTGTATCACGTCTGCTTCGGTGGAATGGCATTGTCCTACCTCGTCGCCCTCCCCGAGGAGCGCCGCCACCTCGAGCACAAAAACGCCGGCCACCACTGA